In Fusarium oxysporum f. sp. lycopersici 4287 chromosome 2, whole genome shotgun sequence, a genomic segment contains:
- a CDS encoding D-lactate dehydrogenase encodes MKLAVFSTKPYDKKYLSSVLGAKHAESGIELIFHEFALNEDTVSLVDGADAICVFVNDVVNDNVISALSEFGVKAILLRCAGFNNVDLDAAQRLRIMVANVPSYSPEAVAEFAVALIQTLNRKTHRAYNRVREGNFALDGLLGKTLYGKTVGIVGVGKIGLATARIMKGFGCRLLAYDPFPSPAFEEYGEYKSLEDLLPQCDIVSLHCPLMEQTRHIINRNTLSLMKEGAMLVNTSRGGLLDTESVIHALKTNHIGGLALDVYEAEGELFYNDHSSTIIQDDKLMRLMTFPNVVVCGHQAFFTEEALTEIAECTLSNLEEWIETKTSKNSLTKDLKLRRRESLPVRAI; translated from the coding sequence ATGAAGCTCGCCGTATTCAGCACAAAACCCTACGATAAAAAGTACTTGTCGTCAGTCCTCGGCGCCAAGCACGCAGAGTCTGGCATCGAGCTCATCTTTCACGAATTCGCTCTTAACGAAGATACCGTTTCCCTCGTCGATGGAGCCGATGCCATTTGCGTCTTCGTGAACGATGTCGTCAACGACAATGTCATCTCCGCCCTGTCAGAATTTGGCGTAAAGGCTATTTTGCTGCGATGTGCAGGCTTCAACAATGTTGACCTCGATGCCGCCCAGCGTCTCCGCATAATGGTCGCCAATGTCCCCTCTTACTCTCCCGAGGCTGTTGCCGAGTTTGCTGTTGCTCTGATTCAGACCCTCAACCGAAAGACCCATCGCGCTTACAACCGTGTTCGTGAGGGTAACTTTGCTCTCGATGGCCTTCTCGGAAAGACCCTCTATGGCAAGACTGTCGGAATTGTCGGTGTTGGCAAAATCGGCCTTGCTACTGCACGCATCATGAAGGGTTTCGGCTGCAGACTCCTTGCATATGATCCCTTCCCTTCACCAGCTTTTGAGGAGTATGGCGAGTACAAATCTCTCGAAGACCTTCTGCCCCAGTGCGATATTGTTAGTCTTCATTGCCCTCTCATGGAGCAAACACGGCACATTATCAACCGCAACACTCTTTCTCTGATGAAAGAGGGTGCTATGCTAGTCAATACCTCTCGAGGTGGCCTGCTCGACACCGAATCTGTCATTCATGCCCTCAAGACAAACCATATCGGTGGCCTTGCACTTGATGTGTACGAGGCTGAAGGCGAACTCTTCTACAACGACCACTCGTCGACAATCATTCAAGATGATAAGCTCATGCGTCTCATGACGTTCCCCAATGTGGTTGTTTGTGGTCATCAAGCCTTCTTCACCGAGGAGGCTCTCACCGAGATTGCCGAGTGCACCCTCAGCAATCTTGAGGAGTGGATAGAGACCAAGACAAGCAAGAACTCTCTCACCAAGGACCTCAAGTTGCGACGCCGTGAATCACTACCCGTCCGCGCCATCTAA